From a single Collimonas pratensis genomic region:
- a CDS encoding tetratricopeptide repeat protein, protein MSKLRFAPMFVLLAAVGFNATLPVLGLTQSAYAADDADKAKVETVRPEIGTPLQAAQALMKEQKYKEALAKIAETDAVGDKTAYETYTIDRMRGAAAASAGDADLAAKSFQAVIASGRLAPADQAKIVKALGSLYYEAQNYPKAIEWLSRSLKESGSDPETRTLLVQSYYLSNDIPRATTELQADIAADEAAGRTPTEITLKLLISCALKSNDKAAYLATLEKLNTYYPKKEYWADLINKVQSKPGFSDRLILDVYRLKAATVQLQTSTEFTDMAQLALLAGFPAEAKKTLEQGYQAGLLGSGPDAAKQKRLRDQATKAAADDLKTMAQSEASVASSKEGTGQINLGYALVTAGQFDKGLALMEDGLKKSGVKRSEDAKLHLGIAYQMAGQKDKAIQAFKSVQGTDGVADLARLWVMQVNHPVN, encoded by the coding sequence ATGTCAAAATTACGCTTCGCTCCCATGTTTGTGTTGTTGGCTGCAGTCGGTTTCAACGCGACGCTTCCTGTCTTGGGTCTCACTCAAAGCGCTTATGCTGCCGATGATGCAGACAAGGCGAAAGTCGAAACCGTGCGCCCTGAAATCGGTACGCCGCTGCAGGCCGCACAAGCCTTGATGAAAGAACAGAAGTACAAGGAAGCGCTGGCAAAAATAGCGGAAACAGACGCTGTCGGCGACAAGACGGCCTATGAAACCTATACCATCGACCGCATGCGCGGCGCCGCCGCGGCAAGTGCAGGCGATGCCGATCTGGCAGCCAAGTCGTTCCAGGCCGTGATTGCTTCCGGGCGCCTGGCACCTGCTGACCAAGCCAAGATCGTGAAGGCTCTCGGCAGCTTGTATTACGAAGCGCAGAATTATCCAAAGGCCATCGAATGGCTATCGCGCTCCCTCAAGGAAAGCGGCAGCGATCCGGAAACCCGCACGCTGCTGGTCCAATCCTATTATCTGAGCAATGACATTCCACGCGCCACCACCGAACTGCAGGCAGACATCGCGGCGGATGAAGCTGCCGGCCGCACGCCGACCGAGATCACCCTGAAGCTGCTGATCAGTTGCGCGCTGAAGAGCAATGACAAGGCTGCTTATCTGGCCACGCTGGAAAAACTGAACACCTATTATCCGAAGAAGGAATACTGGGCCGACCTGATCAACAAGGTGCAGTCCAAGCCAGGCTTTTCCGACCGCCTGATACTCGACGTCTATCGCTTGAAAGCTGCTACGGTACAGCTGCAGACCAGCACAGAATTCACCGATATGGCGCAGCTAGCCTTGTTGGCGGGTTTCCCCGCCGAAGCCAAGAAAACCCTGGAGCAGGGATATCAGGCAGGTTTGCTGGGAAGCGGTCCGGATGCGGCCAAGCAAAAGCGTTTGCGTGACCAGGCGACCAAGGCTGCTGCCGATGACCTGAAAACCATGGCGCAAAGTGAAGCTTCGGTTGCCAGTTCCAAGGAAGGCACCGGGCAAATCAATCTCGGCTACGCGCTGGTAACGGCCGGACAGTTTGACAAGGGCCTGGCGCTGATGGAAGACGGCTTGAAGAAGAGCGGCGTCAAACGTAGCGAAGACGCTAAATTACATCTGGGTATCGCATACCAGATGGCCGGCCAGAAAGACAAGGCGATCCAGGCCTTCAAATCGGTGCAGGGAACGGATGGCGTTGCCGATCTGGCGCGCCTGTGGGTGATGCAGGTGAATCATCCGGTCAATTGA
- a CDS encoding energy transducer TonB, whose amino-acid sequence MDFTQDGRNPSKNVVGISVVVLLHVALIYALVTGLARKVVEVIQQPVETKIIEEIKPPPPPPPPKQVVPPPPKSVAPPPPFVPPPEVKVTPPPTENVIAAVTNVKPPTNDLPTSVAQPSTTGEAGPSHTSAKISGNCEKPEYPRTSLRNEEEGTVTVRLTIGPDGNVIDSAVEKGSGFKDLDRATVKAWSLCHFTPAMADGKPVQSTTKMQYVWKLE is encoded by the coding sequence ATGGATTTCACGCAGGATGGGAGAAACCCTTCCAAGAATGTAGTTGGCATCAGCGTGGTGGTTCTTCTGCATGTGGCGCTAATTTATGCGCTGGTTACTGGTCTCGCCCGCAAGGTCGTTGAAGTGATTCAACAACCGGTCGAAACCAAGATCATTGAGGAGATCAAACCGCCACCGCCGCCGCCACCACCGAAACAGGTTGTACCGCCACCGCCAAAATCGGTTGCGCCGCCACCACCGTTCGTACCTCCACCAGAGGTAAAGGTAACACCGCCGCCAACAGAGAACGTGATTGCAGCAGTCACCAATGTCAAACCACCGACAAATGATTTGCCGACTTCTGTAGCACAACCTTCGACCACCGGTGAAGCAGGTCCTTCGCATACCAGCGCAAAAATTTCTGGCAATTGCGAAAAGCCGGAGTATCCGAGAACTTCTTTGCGTAATGAAGAAGAGGGTACCGTGACTGTCAGACTGACGATTGGTCCTGACGGTAACGTGATCGATTCTGCAGTTGAAAAGGGCAGCGGTTTCAAGGATCTGGACAGAGCCACGGTGAAAGCCTGGAGCCTGTGCCATTTCACCCCGGCCATGGCCGACGGTAAACCCGTGCAGTCAACGACAAAAATGCAGTATGTCTGGAAGCTCGAATAA
- a CDS encoding ABC transporter substrate-binding protein — MLISCVAGAAFPAQAGNNPADPSKVVRVALEAADDGFDMVRTYNAYSSWVSEAIFERLLTYDYLARPSKLVPGTAEAMPEVSDGGKTYVFHIKKGIYFSPDPAFKGVRRELTAADYAYIFKRTLDPKNRSPNANVLQGKISGMDELIANAKKTGKFDYDAPVSGLQTPDRYTLKITLTAPDYNFLYIMGFIALGAQAREVVDAYGDQIQAHPVGTGPYMLEQYVPRSKIVLVANPEYRGYTWDFKSSGSAWDDQLVHDMKGKKMPQVGRVEISIIEEEQSRWLAFQGKQIDFDYLPQAAAPTVLDGKKLKQSFIDEGIRLDTITEAGVVYTFLNYRDPLIGGNSLEKNALRRAIAMAYNIDDEISQARLGLAVKAQMAIPEGVVGHDPSYRNSIAYDPVLANKLLDRFNYKRGVDGYRTLPDGKPLTLKIATEANAIGTVFSEIWKRGLDKIGIRAEFKVSNFADNLKAATECKLMMWNGSWNADYPEGDNFMQLLYGPNVGQGNNGCYSSPAYDALYVKAKALPPGPERNQLYIDMSRQMEADTAWVLTTSRLRNWMIRPWIKGFKRHPILQADWEYLDVEKH; from the coding sequence ATGCTCATTTCGTGTGTCGCAGGTGCAGCATTTCCTGCTCAGGCAGGCAATAATCCGGCGGATCCGTCCAAAGTGGTGCGTGTGGCGCTGGAAGCAGCGGATGATGGTTTCGACATGGTGCGCACCTATAACGCCTATTCCAGCTGGGTCAGCGAAGCCATTTTTGAACGCTTGCTGACTTATGACTATCTGGCGCGCCCATCCAAGCTGGTGCCCGGAACGGCAGAGGCGATGCCAGAAGTCAGCGATGGCGGCAAGACCTACGTTTTCCATATCAAGAAGGGAATTTATTTTTCTCCTGACCCGGCTTTCAAGGGCGTACGCCGTGAGCTGACCGCCGCAGACTATGCGTATATCTTCAAACGCACTCTCGATCCGAAGAACCGCTCGCCCAATGCCAACGTATTGCAGGGCAAGATCAGCGGCATGGATGAGCTGATCGCCAATGCGAAAAAAACCGGCAAATTCGACTACGACGCTCCGGTCAGCGGTTTGCAGACGCCCGACCGTTATACCTTGAAGATAACGCTCACGGCTCCGGACTACAATTTCCTGTACATCATGGGATTCATCGCCCTGGGTGCGCAAGCGCGTGAAGTTGTGGACGCCTATGGCGACCAGATCCAAGCCCATCCGGTCGGCACCGGCCCTTACATGCTGGAACAGTACGTACCGCGCAGCAAAATCGTTTTGGTCGCCAACCCCGAATACCGCGGCTATACCTGGGACTTCAAATCGTCCGGCTCGGCCTGGGACGATCAGCTGGTGCACGATATGAAGGGCAAGAAAATGCCGCAGGTCGGGCGCGTCGAAATCAGCATCATCGAGGAAGAGCAATCGCGCTGGCTAGCCTTCCAGGGCAAACAGATCGATTTTGACTACCTGCCCCAGGCGGCCGCCCCGACCGTTCTCGACGGCAAAAAACTGAAGCAATCCTTCATTGACGAAGGCATTCGCCTCGACACCATCACTGAAGCAGGCGTGGTCTACACCTTCCTGAACTACAGGGATCCATTGATTGGCGGCAACAGCCTGGAAAAAAATGCCCTGCGGCGTGCGATTGCGATGGCTTATAACATTGACGATGAAATCAGCCAGGCGCGCCTCGGCCTGGCGGTAAAAGCACAAATGGCGATCCCTGAAGGCGTGGTTGGCCATGACCCCAGCTACCGCAACAGCATCGCCTACGATCCGGTGCTGGCAAACAAATTGCTTGACCGCTTCAACTATAAGCGCGGCGTCGACGGTTACCGCACCCTGCCGGACGGTAAACCGCTGACCTTGAAAATTGCGACGGAAGCAAACGCAATCGGCACGGTTTTCTCAGAGATCTGGAAGCGCGGACTCGACAAGATTGGTATTCGCGCCGAATTCAAGGTGAGCAATTTTGCCGACAACCTGAAGGCCGCAACCGAATGCAAACTGATGATGTGGAATGGCTCGTGGAATGCGGACTACCCGGAAGGCGACAACTTCATGCAACTGCTGTACGGCCCGAATGTAGGACAAGGAAATAATGGCTGCTATAGCTCGCCAGCCTATGACGCCCTGTATGTCAAGGCCAAGGCCTTGCCTCCGGGACCGGAGCGCAATCAGCTGTATATCGACATGAGCCGCCAGATGGAAGCCGACACCGCCTGGGTGCTGACAACGTCGCGTTTGCGCAACTGGATGATACGGCCGTGGATCAAGGGCTTCAAGCGCCACCCTATCCTGCAGGCGGACTGGGAGTACCTCGATGTTGAAAAACACTGA
- a CDS encoding prolyl oligopeptidase family serine peptidase, with protein sequence MYLKHALALSVILGSGASIAQQCPAASQTLSYPASKKVDQTDDYHGVKVADPYRWLENANGDDTKAWIEAQNKLTQGYLETIPARTAIRDRLTKLWNYERFSVPFKEGGRYFYSRNDGLQNQAVLYTVKHLNDAPRLLLDPNTLAADGTVALAGIAVSPDGKYLAYGTAASGSDWNEWKVRDIESGKDTADHLQWVKFSGASWAHDSSGFFYSRYDAPKEATKLADVNYFQKLYFHKMGTPQSDDVLVYDRPDQKEWGFVGHVTDDGKYLIVSISQGTEQKNRVYYKDLGKKDAAMQPLLDDFDASYDFIDNDGPVFYFNSNKDAPKGSIIAIDTRQPQAAKWKMIVPEAQETLQGANVVDQRLVLDYLKDARSQIKVYTLNGKLVREVALPGIGSASGFGGKRSDKETFYSFTGFTTPAAIYRYDVATGKSSLYRQPKVDFDPSAFETRQVFYSSKDGTKVPMFIVSKKGIKLDGSNPTYLYGYGGFNISLTPAFSVANLAWMEMGGVYALPNLRGGGEYGKAWHEAGTKLHKQNVFDDFIGAAQWLIANKYTSPQKLAIGGGSNGGLLVGATMVQRPDLFAAAIPQVGVMDMLRFHKFTIGWGWTSDYGSSDNADEFKALYAYSPLHNLKPGTCYPATLVTTADHDDRVVPAHSFKFVATEQADQAGAAPVLIRIDTKAGHGAGKPTSKQIEEVADRWGFLTKVLGMQVAPDGAAVAGDVAKPVAN encoded by the coding sequence ATGTATCTCAAACACGCACTTGCCTTATCCGTCATCCTTGGCAGCGGCGCCAGCATCGCCCAGCAATGCCCGGCCGCCAGCCAGACCCTCAGCTACCCCGCAAGCAAGAAAGTCGACCAGACCGACGATTATCACGGCGTCAAGGTGGCCGACCCCTACCGCTGGCTGGAAAACGCCAACGGCGATGACACCAAGGCCTGGATCGAGGCGCAGAACAAGCTGACGCAAGGCTATCTGGAGACGATTCCGGCACGTACGGCGATCCGCGACAGACTCACCAAGCTGTGGAACTATGAACGTTTCAGCGTACCCTTCAAAGAGGGCGGCCGCTATTTCTACAGCCGTAACGACGGGCTGCAAAACCAGGCCGTGCTGTATACCGTCAAGCACCTCAACGATGCGCCGCGCCTGCTGCTGGATCCCAACACGCTGGCCGCGGACGGCACGGTAGCGTTGGCGGGTATTGCCGTCAGCCCGGACGGCAAGTATCTGGCCTACGGTACCGCGGCTTCCGGTTCCGACTGGAACGAGTGGAAGGTGCGCGACATCGAGAGCGGCAAGGACACTGCCGACCATCTGCAATGGGTGAAATTTTCAGGCGCCTCCTGGGCCCACGACAGCTCGGGATTTTTCTATAGTCGCTACGACGCGCCGAAAGAAGCGACCAAGCTGGCCGACGTCAATTATTTCCAGAAACTGTATTTCCATAAAATGGGCACGCCGCAATCCGACGATGTCCTGGTCTACGACCGTCCGGACCAGAAAGAATGGGGCTTCGTCGGCCACGTCACCGACGACGGCAAGTACCTGATCGTCAGCATTTCGCAAGGCACCGAGCAAAAGAACCGGGTCTACTACAAGGACCTGGGCAAGAAGGATGCCGCCATGCAGCCGCTGCTCGACGATTTTGACGCCTCTTACGATTTCATCGATAACGATGGCCCGGTGTTCTACTTCAACTCAAACAAGGATGCGCCGAAGGGCAGCATCATCGCGATAGACACGCGCCAGCCGCAAGCCGCGAAGTGGAAAATGATCGTGCCGGAAGCGCAAGAGACCTTGCAGGGCGCGAATGTGGTCGACCAGCGCCTGGTGCTTGATTATCTGAAAGACGCGCGTAGCCAGATCAAGGTATATACACTGAACGGCAAGCTGGTGCGCGAAGTGGCCTTGCCCGGCATCGGTTCCGCCAGTGGTTTCGGCGGCAAGCGCAGCGACAAGGAAACCTTCTATTCATTTACCGGCTTTACCACGCCGGCCGCCATCTATCGCTATGACGTCGCAACTGGCAAGAGCAGCTTGTACCGCCAGCCGAAAGTCGATTTCGACCCAAGCGCTTTTGAAACGCGCCAAGTGTTCTACAGCAGCAAGGATGGCACCAAGGTGCCGATGTTCATCGTCTCGAAAAAGGGCATCAAGCTCGATGGCAGCAACCCGACCTATCTGTATGGTTACGGCGGCTTCAATATTTCCCTGACGCCGGCATTCTCGGTGGCCAACCTGGCCTGGATGGAAATGGGCGGCGTCTACGCCTTGCCGAACCTGCGCGGCGGTGGCGAATACGGCAAAGCCTGGCATGAAGCCGGCACCAAGCTGCACAAGCAGAATGTGTTCGATGACTTCATCGGCGCAGCGCAGTGGCTGATCGCCAACAAGTACACCTCGCCGCAAAAACTGGCGATCGGCGGCGGCAGCAACGGCGGCTTGCTGGTGGGCGCCACCATGGTGCAGCGGCCGGACTTGTTTGCAGCGGCGATTCCACAAGTCGGCGTGATGGATATGCTGCGCTTCCATAAATTCACCATCGGCTGGGGCTGGACTTCCGATTACGGTTCTTCCGACAATGCCGACGAATTCAAGGCGCTGTACGCGTATTCGCCTTTGCATAACCTGAAGCCTGGCACCTGCTACCCGGCCACCCTGGTGACTACCGCCGATCACGACGATCGCGTGGTGCCGGCGCACAGCTTCAAGTTTGTGGCAACCGAACAGGCCGACCAGGCCGGCGCGGCGCCGGTGCTGATACGGATCGATACCAAGGCAGGGCACGGCGCCGGCAAGCCGACCTCGAAGCAGATCGAAGAAGTGGCTGACCGCTGGGGATTCCTGACCAAGGTGCTGGGCATGCAGGTGGCGCCGGATGGCGCAGCAGTTGCCGGTGACGTGGCAAAGCCAGTCGCAAATTAA
- a CDS encoding ExbD/TolR family protein: MAMSLGSPDGDEDEVIGTINTTPLVDVMLVLLIIFLITIPVVTHTIPVKLPNEFDEPYKTKPENINLAVNKQGDMFWNEQLVPNTTTLLAKLKEVAVEVPQPELHIRGDQQTKYEYIGKVILTAQRAGIAKIGFITEPPARN; the protein is encoded by the coding sequence ATGGCGATGTCACTCGGCTCTCCCGATGGGGATGAAGACGAAGTGATCGGCACGATCAACACGACGCCGCTGGTCGACGTCATGCTGGTCTTGCTGATCATCTTCCTGATCACGATCCCGGTGGTGACACACACGATTCCAGTGAAGCTGCCGAACGAATTCGACGAACCTTATAAAACCAAGCCAGAAAACATCAACCTGGCGGTGAATAAGCAAGGCGACATGTTCTGGAACGAGCAACTGGTGCCGAATACGACGACTTTGCTGGCCAAGCTGAAGGAAGTGGCGGTAGAAGTGCCACAACCGGAACTGCATATCCGCGGCGACCAGCAAACCAAGTATGAATACATCGGCAAGGTGATCCTGACTGCGCAGCGGGCAGGGATTGCCAAGATCGGGTTCATTACCGAACCGCCGGCACGCAACTGA
- a CDS encoding MotA/TolQ/ExbB proton channel family protein — MSTTRNRLSALAAALMISAVTISPLAAIAQTPAAAPAAAASAPAAASAPATADAPKAADAAAASLVDTPTPPPAPADHETVNNPYGLDALWKGGDFVARGTLIILVLMSMGSWYIIITKLIEQVKLMGQANNAKKTFWKAGTVEAGVAGLKPNSAYRFIAENGVNSTHHHDGALLEQIDLNTWVTMSIQRSVEKVQSRLQDGLAFLATVGSTAPFVGLFGTVWGIYHALTAIGIAGQASIDKVAGPVGEALIMTAIGLAVAVPAVLGYNWLVRRNKSAMEEIRSFSADLHSVLLSGVMSSSSAVQVAHINKKVG, encoded by the coding sequence ATGTCTACCACTCGTAATCGCTTATCCGCCCTGGCTGCCGCTCTGATGATCTCCGCCGTGACGATCTCGCCGCTGGCCGCAATCGCCCAGACACCAGCCGCAGCACCGGCTGCCGCAGCTTCCGCTCCTGCTGCCGCTTCCGCACCGGCCACAGCCGACGCGCCTAAAGCTGCTGACGCAGCCGCAGCGTCGCTGGTCGACACCCCAACCCCACCGCCAGCACCTGCTGACCACGAAACCGTCAACAATCCCTACGGCCTGGACGCCCTGTGGAAAGGCGGCGACTTCGTCGCCCGCGGTACCTTGATCATCCTGGTGCTGATGTCGATGGGCAGCTGGTACATCATCATCACCAAGCTGATCGAGCAGGTGAAACTGATGGGCCAGGCTAACAACGCCAAAAAGACATTCTGGAAAGCCGGTACGGTTGAAGCTGGCGTCGCCGGCCTCAAGCCGAACAGCGCTTACCGCTTCATCGCTGAAAACGGCGTGAACTCCACACATCACCACGACGGCGCCCTGCTGGAGCAGATCGACCTGAACACCTGGGTCACCATGTCGATCCAGCGTTCGGTCGAAAAAGTCCAAAGCCGCCTGCAAGACGGCCTGGCATTCTTGGCAACGGTCGGTTCGACTGCACCGTTCGTCGGTCTGTTCGGTACCGTCTGGGGTATTTACCACGCGCTGACAGCGATCGGTATCGCCGGCCAGGCGTCGATCGACAAGGTTGCCGGTCCGGTCGGTGAAGCGCTGATCATGACCGCCATCGGTCTGGCAGTGGCTGTGCCTGCGGTGCTGGGTTACAACTGGCTGGTCCGCCGCAACAAGAGCGCAATGGAAGAAATCCGTTCGTTCAGCGCCGACCTGCACTCGGTCCTGCTGAGCGGCGTGATGTCGTCGAGCTCGGCGGTCCAGGTTGCCCATATCAATAAAAAGGTTGGCTAA
- a CDS encoding TonB-dependent receptor, which produces MQRVEITGSSIKRIAAEGISPITVIKADDFTKMGSTTAAEVLSNISGNQTQFNTSSNVGAGKTVGAAADLRGLGSNKTLVLLNGRRLANSAFDGSAVDLNVIPIAALDRVEVLRDGASAIYGTDAIGGVINFITKRSYTGLNVSGEGILPQQSGGAEKRVNVLGGIGDLDKDGYNFFGVIDYHTQNGVKASDRDFSKLGGQNPGVGLNASSGNSYPANFTDVGSGNSSNPYAGNCSSVSPYAFNKSGICRYNSQATIGIVPKTEEIAVIGKGTFKLGADDTASIEYLHSQSKVRTYVAGDVFAGDVSGTGSDYYITSSSPYYPGNGITPANATASGGPLSLNWRSQDAGNRVTESKNSTDRLLLSLEGTKFGWDYKTGLSYSVSKAEDNLAGGYLNNDMVKAGLLSGVINPFGPQNAAGTAFLNSAQLYGTYEDARTQTTALDFTASRELFQLPAGPVGFAIGGEYRKEKANFNVDHALADLDSSTGSQDAQSSSGQRNVKAVFTELSVPIVKSLEAQLAARYDRYSDVGGTINPKIGFRWQPAKQIMFRTSYSTGFRAPSLYELNDPNSKTFTNSAYNDPVLCPGGNVAAGGVAARDCGQQFFKLQGGNKDLQPEKSNSFTLGMVIEPIPTVTASVDYFNIKIKNQISTIPEADIFGDPTKYAGNYVRNADGSLNYVTDTNVNLGNVHTSGFDIGAAWRLPKTAWGNFGLSLDGTYVTQYDYQTETGGAYLNNLGVYGGGVGAAGGVVFRWRHTATLNWSQGPWSAAMQQVYTTGYRDQNGPNVVDAYKNHTVGSYTRYNLSGSYTGFKNLTLTAGIKNLFNTNPPGTNVTDNFQYGYDARYGDAIGRAFFIRGNYQFF; this is translated from the coding sequence ATGCAACGGGTCGAAATTACTGGCTCATCGATTAAACGTATTGCGGCTGAGGGTATTTCACCGATCACCGTGATCAAGGCCGACGATTTCACCAAGATGGGATCGACTACAGCGGCTGAAGTGCTGTCCAATATTTCGGGCAACCAGACACAATTCAACACCTCGTCCAACGTGGGCGCCGGCAAGACTGTCGGTGCTGCTGCAGACTTGCGTGGCCTGGGCTCCAACAAGACACTGGTTCTGCTGAACGGCCGCCGTCTGGCCAACAGCGCGTTCGACGGTTCGGCAGTCGATTTGAACGTCATTCCAATCGCAGCGCTCGACCGCGTTGAAGTACTCCGCGACGGCGCGTCTGCGATCTACGGTACCGACGCTATCGGCGGCGTTATCAACTTCATCACCAAGCGTTCTTACACTGGCTTGAACGTCAGCGGCGAAGGCATCCTGCCGCAGCAATCGGGCGGAGCTGAAAAGCGCGTCAACGTTTTGGGCGGTATCGGCGACCTGGACAAGGATGGCTACAACTTCTTCGGCGTGATCGACTATCACACCCAGAACGGTGTGAAAGCCAGCGACCGCGATTTTTCCAAACTGGGCGGCCAAAACCCAGGTGTCGGCCTGAACGCCAGCAGCGGCAATTCCTATCCGGCTAACTTCACCGATGTCGGTTCGGGTAACAGCAGCAACCCTTATGCAGGCAACTGCAGCTCCGTGTCGCCATATGCCTTCAACAAGAGCGGAATTTGCCGCTACAACAGCCAGGCAACTATCGGCATCGTCCCGAAAACAGAGGAAATCGCTGTGATCGGCAAGGGTACTTTCAAGCTGGGTGCTGACGATACAGCCTCGATTGAATACCTGCACTCGCAAAGCAAGGTGAGAACCTATGTTGCGGGCGACGTGTTCGCCGGCGACGTTAGCGGCACCGGCAGCGACTATTACATCACCAGCAGCAGCCCGTACTACCCAGGCAACGGCATTACGCCAGCCAACGCTACCGCCAGCGGCGGCCCGTTGTCGCTCAACTGGCGTTCGCAGGATGCCGGCAATCGTGTGACTGAATCCAAGAACAGCACCGATCGTTTGCTGCTGAGCCTGGAAGGCACAAAGTTCGGCTGGGATTACAAGACTGGCCTGTCCTACTCGGTCAGCAAGGCAGAAGACAACCTGGCTGGCGGCTACCTGAACAACGATATGGTCAAGGCTGGCTTGCTGAGCGGCGTGATCAATCCGTTTGGCCCGCAAAATGCAGCTGGTACAGCTTTCCTGAACAGCGCCCAGCTGTACGGTACTTATGAAGATGCACGTACGCAAACCACAGCGCTCGACTTCACTGCCAGCCGTGAGCTGTTCCAGTTGCCAGCCGGTCCGGTGGGCTTCGCGATTGGTGGCGAGTACCGCAAGGAAAAGGCGAACTTCAACGTTGACCATGCACTGGCCGACCTCGATTCGAGCACTGGTTCGCAGGACGCCCAATCGTCTTCCGGTCAGCGTAACGTCAAAGCTGTGTTTACAGAGCTGAGCGTACCGATTGTCAAGAGCCTGGAAGCACAGCTGGCAGCACGCTACGACCGCTACAGCGATGTCGGCGGCACGATCAATCCTAAGATCGGCTTCCGTTGGCAGCCTGCCAAGCAAATCATGTTCCGTACTTCGTACAGCACTGGTTTCCGCGCTCCAAGCCTGTATGAGCTGAATGATCCGAACTCGAAGACATTTACCAACAGCGCCTACAACGATCCAGTCCTGTGCCCAGGCGGTAATGTAGCTGCCGGCGGTGTTGCTGCACGCGATTGCGGCCAGCAATTCTTCAAGCTGCAAGGCGGCAACAAGGATCTGCAACCTGAAAAATCGAACTCCTTCACGCTGGGCATGGTGATTGAGCCGATTCCAACGGTGACAGCTTCTGTCGACTACTTCAACATCAAGATCAAGAACCAGATCTCGACGATCCCTGAAGCCGATATTTTCGGTGATCCAACCAAGTATGCGGGCAACTATGTGCGCAATGCGGATGGTTCGTTGAACTACGTCACGGATACCAACGTCAATCTGGGCAACGTTCACACTTCGGGTTTCGATATCGGCGCCGCATGGCGCTTGCCGAAGACTGCATGGGGTAATTTCGGTCTGTCGCTGGATGGCACTTATGTCACCCAATACGACTATCAAACCGAAACCGGCGGCGCTTACCTGAACAACCTGGGTGTCTACGGCGGCGGCGTCGGTGCTGCTGGCGGCGTGGTGTTCCGCTGGCGTCATACTGCTACGCTGAACTGGAGCCAAGGCCCATGGAGCGCAGCAATGCAGCAAGTCTATACAACCGGCTATCGCGATCAGAACGGTCCTAACGTTGTCGATGCATACAAGAACCACACAGTCGGTTCCTATACGCGTTACAACCTGTCGGGTAGCTATACCGGCTTCAAGAACCTGACTCTGACTGCAGGCATCAAGAACCTGTTCAATACAAACCCACCGGGCACAAATGTAACCGACAACTTCCAGTACGGTTACGATGCACGTTACGGCGATGCTATTGGTCGCGCGTTCTTTATCCGTGGCAACTATCAGTTCTTCTGA
- a CDS encoding ExbD/TolR family protein, with product MGMNVGSSGGNANDPEPMMEMNMTPLIDVMLVLIIMLIITIPIQNHAIKLNMPTGNPPPPLALPVVDTVDIDPTGTVMWNGTPMASRAELEDRLKTVVAGGNIDEVHLRPNKAVEYKSVAAVMASAQRLGVTKIGIVGNEQFME from the coding sequence ATGGGTATGAATGTAGGTTCTTCGGGCGGCAACGCCAATGATCCGGAACCGATGATGGAAATGAACATGACGCCGCTGATCGACGTCATGCTGGTGCTGATCATCATGCTGATCATCACGATTCCGATCCAGAATCATGCGATCAAGCTGAACATGCCGACCGGTAATCCGCCGCCGCCGCTGGCTCTGCCAGTGGTTGATACGGTGGACATCGATCCGACAGGAACAGTGATGTGGAACGGTACGCCGATGGCGAGCCGGGCCGAACTGGAAGATCGCCTGAAGACGGTGGTCGCCGGCGGCAACATCGATGAAGTGCATCTGCGGCCGAACAAGGCGGTGGAGTACAAGTCTGTGGCGGCCGTGATGGCGTCGGCGCAGCGCTTGGGCGTCACCAAGATCGGCATCGTCGGCAATGAGCAGTTCATGGAGTAA